A stretch of Deinococcus radiopugnans ATCC 19172 DNA encodes these proteins:
- a CDS encoding Gfo/Idh/MocA family protein gives MTFRWGILGAARIARAFIPAIRSAGGEVVMLGAREPQSSRVQTFASDWAIPRTGTYQELIDAELDAVYIALPNALHLPWSTAALQAGKHVLTEKPLTLNAQEARQLAEVAAQTGLVLLEGFAYRFTPQHRALADAVHTGQLGEVRAYRGAFGFTVRNPEDIRLNAGLGGGALYDIGCYPVNQARMLLGEPLAVTAQARWTTGGVDVSMSAVLDYSHVGSGALASIDCGFDWLSGGRIGRAQVLGTGGVMELDRAFFSDEPEFILTRDGEPQTPAPGNGYALMAAHFQRVVRGEETALYPPEDAVRQARVLDALLQSAREGRRITL, from the coding sequence ATGACGTTTCGCTGGGGCATTCTTGGCGCGGCCCGAATCGCCCGCGCGTTCATTCCTGCCATTCGGTCCGCAGGGGGCGAGGTGGTGATGCTGGGGGCGCGGGAGCCGCAGTCGTCCCGCGTTCAGACCTTTGCGAGCGACTGGGCCATTCCGCGGACCGGCACCTATCAGGAGCTGATCGACGCCGAGCTGGACGCAGTCTACATCGCCCTGCCCAACGCCCTGCATCTGCCCTGGAGTACGGCGGCGCTCCAGGCCGGCAAGCACGTGCTGACTGAAAAACCGCTCACCCTCAACGCGCAAGAAGCGCGCCAGCTGGCCGAGGTGGCCGCGCAGACCGGCCTGGTCCTGCTTGAGGGCTTCGCCTACCGCTTTACGCCGCAACACCGCGCGCTGGCGGACGCGGTCCATACCGGCCAACTGGGCGAGGTCCGGGCCTACCGGGGAGCGTTCGGGTTTACTGTCCGCAATCCCGAGGACATTCGCCTGAACGCCGGACTGGGCGGCGGCGCCCTGTACGATATCGGCTGTTATCCGGTCAACCAGGCCCGGATGCTGCTGGGCGAGCCCCTTGCGGTGACGGCCCAGGCCCGCTGGACCACAGGCGGCGTGGACGTGTCGATGTCCGCCGTGCTGGATTACAGCCACGTCGGAAGCGGCGCGCTGGCCAGCATTGACTGCGGCTTCGACTGGCTGTCTGGAGGCCGGATCGGCCGCGCTCAGGTGCTGGGCACCGGCGGCGTGATGGAACTGGACCGGGCCTTTTTCAGCGATGAGCCGGAGTTCATCCTGACCCGCGACGGCGAGCCGCAGACGCCGGCCCCCGGCAATGGCTACGCCCTGATGGCGGCCCACTTCCAGCGGGTCGTGCGGGGCGAAGAGACGGCGCTGTACCCGCCTGAAGACGCGGTCAGGCAGGCCAGGGTGCTGGACGCCCTGCTGCAGTCGGCGCGCGAGGGGCGTCGGATTACGTTATGA
- a CDS encoding carboxypeptidase-like regulatory domain-containing protein, with product MNRLSKSALLLTALLGLSLTVTACGGGDAGASPPPGKEEPLPAQAGYVTGKIVDEQGHPIVRAEVVADNTLFYNTNVIGYTDASGTYRLDIRQPVGTWHVTATMTLNYEGQTIPIDLVPESDEVLAGTVGGVRNFSFKPAATQYGNLGLVNIRTGIGFYGDPGEMTVTLKSVGTLADGSSNKTIAAKPVQSGDGYIIKNVMYGTYLATVSYQGQDLFVRKAVSSGPDATYGKSFTGGFWRDFYALRPTMFLEVSDVECPPILQRCQDQ from the coding sequence ATGAACCGTCTTTCCAAGTCCGCGCTTCTTCTGACGGCCCTGCTGGGCCTGAGCCTGACCGTGACGGCCTGTGGGGGTGGTGACGCAGGCGCCAGCCCCCCGCCCGGCAAGGAAGAACCGCTGCCGGCCCAGGCGGGGTACGTCACCGGGAAGATCGTGGACGAACAGGGACATCCCATCGTTCGTGCCGAGGTCGTGGCCGACAACACGCTGTTCTACAACACCAATGTCATCGGCTACACGGACGCCTCGGGAACCTACAGGCTGGATATCCGTCAGCCCGTCGGCACCTGGCACGTGACGGCCACCATGACTCTCAACTACGAGGGGCAGACCATCCCAATCGATCTGGTTCCCGAGTCGGACGAGGTGCTGGCCGGCACCGTGGGTGGGGTCAGAAATTTCTCCTTCAAGCCCGCAGCAACGCAGTACGGCAATCTGGGGCTGGTCAATATCCGCACGGGCATCGGCTTTTACGGCGATCCCGGCGAGATGACTGTCACGTTGAAGTCGGTGGGAACGCTCGCCGACGGCTCTTCCAACAAGACCATTGCCGCCAAGCCCGTGCAATCCGGCGACGGCTACATCATCAAGAACGTGATGTATGGCACCTATCTGGCAACCGTGTCTTACCAGGGTCAGGATCTCTTCGTCCGAAAGGCCGTCAGCAGCGGTCCGGATGCGACGTACGGCAAAAGCTTCACCGGTGGCTTCTGGCGGGACTTTTACGCCCTCAGACCCACGATGTTTCTGGAGGTGAGCGATGTGGAGTGCCCGCCCATCTTGCAGCGATGTCAGGACCAGTAG
- a CDS encoding ABC transporter substrate-binding protein, whose amino-acid sequence MKRALSILTLALLPTATAATPSNALVIQTATDIPTLDPVMTYDTGSGQYVENIYETLYQYKGSSVKDLQPLLATGHKASNGGKTHTFDLRKNVKFHSGNPFTCADAEYTFRRALVVNAAESWTWFLSEPLLGTPDNALNDKSITWARITKAVACNTQNQLVFNLAAVDPAFLAKLVFVGASIVDRQHAIKIGEWDGTEKTWKSWVGKNLNDSALSKNPSGTGAYTLVKRDANNTVLRAFPGYWGGAPALQNVIVQRVVEQATRLEALKRGDADIVETGPRPVLAQLRGQPGLRIIDDLPNNTASVIFMNEKISDARALGSGKLDGQGIPADFFSDVNVRRAFSYAMDYGRYIKEVQLGQGMQRTMALPDSFPGYDPKVKKYAFDPKKAEQYFKRAFGGQLWKNGFTFTAHYRAGAVAQQTLMELLKQAVESINPRFKVNVEGKQWSEMLRDSKDGREAMILIAWVPDYADPDNFINTFYSSQGFYSPRLNFKDATIDAWVRQARSTTDSAKRDRLYSLIGNRAFEQAPFLLMPAGIGFTVVRDNLRGVSAEQFNPMLSFSYTGTYWRELSKK is encoded by the coding sequence ATGAAACGAGCCCTGTCCATCCTCACCCTCGCCCTGCTGCCCACCGCCACCGCCGCCACGCCCAGCAACGCGCTGGTGATTCAGACGGCCACCGATATCCCCACCCTCGACCCGGTCATGACCTACGACACCGGCTCCGGGCAGTACGTGGAAAACATCTACGAAACGCTGTACCAGTACAAGGGCAGTTCGGTCAAAGACCTGCAACCCCTGCTGGCGACGGGCCACAAGGCCAGCAACGGCGGCAAGACCCACACCTTCGACCTGCGGAAGAACGTCAAGTTCCACAGCGGCAATCCCTTCACCTGCGCGGACGCCGAGTACACCTTCCGGCGCGCGCTGGTGGTGAACGCCGCCGAGTCGTGGACCTGGTTTCTCAGCGAGCCGCTGCTGGGCACCCCGGACAACGCGCTGAACGACAAGTCGATCACCTGGGCCAGGATCACGAAGGCCGTGGCGTGCAATACCCAGAACCAGCTGGTGTTCAACCTGGCGGCTGTCGATCCGGCCTTTCTCGCCAAGCTCGTCTTTGTGGGGGCCAGCATCGTCGACCGGCAGCACGCCATCAAGATCGGCGAATGGGACGGCACCGAGAAGACGTGGAAAAGCTGGGTGGGCAAGAACCTCAACGACTCGGCGCTGTCCAAGAACCCGTCGGGCACGGGCGCCTACACGCTGGTCAAGCGCGACGCCAACAACACGGTGCTGCGGGCCTTCCCGGGCTACTGGGGTGGGGCGCCCGCGCTGCAAAACGTCATCGTCCAGCGCGTCGTGGAGCAGGCCACGCGCCTGGAGGCGCTCAAGCGCGGGGACGCCGACATCGTGGAAACCGGGCCGCGTCCCGTGCTGGCGCAGCTGCGCGGGCAGCCGGGCCTGCGGATCATCGACGATCTGCCGAACAACACGGCCAGCGTCATCTTCATGAACGAGAAGATCAGCGACGCCAGGGCGCTGGGCAGCGGCAAGCTGGACGGCCAGGGCATCCCGGCCGACTTCTTCAGCGACGTCAACGTGCGCCGGGCCTTTTCCTACGCCATGGACTACGGGCGCTACATCAAGGAGGTGCAGCTCGGCCAGGGGATGCAGCGCACCATGGCCCTGCCGGACTCGTTCCCCGGCTATGACCCCAAGGTCAAAAAATACGCCTTCGATCCCAAGAAGGCCGAGCAGTACTTCAAGCGGGCCTTCGGCGGCCAGCTGTGGAAAAACGGCTTCACGTTCACGGCCCACTACCGGGCGGGCGCCGTGGCGCAGCAGACCCTGATGGAACTGCTCAAGCAGGCGGTCGAGTCGATCAATCCCCGCTTCAAGGTCAACGTGGAGGGCAAGCAGTGGTCGGAGATGCTGCGCGACTCCAAAGACGGCCGCGAGGCCATGATCCTGATCGCCTGGGTACCGGACTACGCCGATCCCGACAACTTCATCAATACCTTCTACAGCTCGCAGGGCTTCTACAGCCCGCGCCTGAACTTCAAGGACGCCACCATCGACGCCTGGGTCAGGCAGGCGCGATCGACCACCGACAGCGCCAAACGTGACCGCCTGTACAGCCTGATCGGCAACCGCGCCTTCGAGCAGGCCCCTTTCCTGCTGATGCCGGCGGGCATCGGCTTCACGGTGGTGCGCGACAACCTCAGGGGCGTCAGTGCCGAGCAGTTCAACCCCATGCTGAGCTTCAGCTACACCGGCACGTACTGGCGGGAACTGAGCAAGAAGTAG
- a CDS encoding ABC transporter permease: MLIFVVKRLAQLPLVMLALTLLIVGLLQFLSPEERAQAYVTSEAQTRNLEVIIREHGLDQPFLVQYGHWMADALHGDLGFSRASNRPVTETIRERLPATIELALVSAIPIIGVGVWLGMLAALHRNDLLDRSLRLLAIVGFSLPTFVMGILLLVVFYGALGWFPGNGNLSVVQQLNLTDPAYHRYSGLILVDSLVNGRPAMFLDALHHLALPALTLIITSGAVILKVMRAQVLETLRADHVRTARAKGLAAQVVNARHVRRNALLPIVTFAGFTVIGLLGGVLFTETIFGYPGIGEWGGQAALRFDVPGVIGFALLNAVIVVVVSTVSDLLYGVVDPRVRVGS, encoded by the coding sequence ATGCTGATCTTTGTCGTCAAACGGCTGGCGCAGCTGCCGCTGGTGATGCTGGCGCTGACCCTGCTGATCGTGGGGCTGCTGCAATTCCTGTCGCCCGAGGAACGCGCCCAGGCGTACGTCACCTCTGAAGCCCAGACCCGGAATCTGGAGGTCATCATCCGTGAACACGGGCTCGATCAGCCGTTTCTGGTGCAGTACGGTCACTGGATGGCCGACGCCCTGCACGGGGATCTGGGCTTTTCCAGGGCCTCGAACAGACCGGTGACCGAGACCATCCGCGAACGCCTGCCCGCCACCATCGAACTGGCGCTGGTCAGTGCCATTCCCATCATTGGCGTCGGCGTGTGGCTGGGGATGCTGGCCGCGCTGCACCGCAACGATCTGCTCGACCGGAGCCTCCGCCTGCTGGCCATCGTGGGTTTCAGCCTGCCGACCTTCGTGATGGGCATCCTGCTACTGGTGGTCTTTTACGGGGCGCTGGGCTGGTTTCCGGGCAATGGCAACCTCAGCGTCGTGCAGCAGCTGAACCTTACCGATCCGGCGTACCACCGCTATTCCGGTCTGATCCTGGTGGACAGCCTGGTCAACGGGCGGCCCGCGATGTTCCTGGACGCGCTGCACCATCTGGCGCTGCCCGCGCTGACCCTGATCATCACCAGCGGCGCAGTGATCCTCAAGGTGATGCGGGCGCAGGTGCTGGAGACCCTGCGGGCCGATCACGTGCGGACGGCGCGGGCCAAGGGGCTGGCCGCGCAGGTCGTCAACGCCCGGCACGTCCGGCGCAACGCCCTGCTGCCCATCGTGACCTTCGCGGGCTTCACGGTGATCGGCCTGCTGGGCGGCGTGCTGTTCACGGAAACGATCTTCGGCTACCCCGGCATCGGGGAGTGGGGCGGTCAGGCGGCGCTGCGTTTCGACGTGCCCGGGGTGATCGGTTTCGCCCTGCTCAACGCCGTGATCGTGGTGGTGGTCAGCACCGTCAGCGACCTGCTGTACGGCGTCGTCGATCCGCGCGTGAGGGTGGGCTCATGA
- a CDS encoding ABC transporter permease, protein MSESPRPARLAWLRSKPARRLLGDSSARIGLAIIAAFVLMAVFAPALAPPRGNCARDLGLPATGFGAGVAAYLRETFLAPASCAQITRISFSPVPTPPAPGAPFGTSQGYDIYYGIVWGARTMLRLGLIIVLINLVTGTVIGAISGYHRGVVDNVIQRVIDVIFAFPGLILTVVLVALFKPSAATILLAFVLTGWASYARILRGDILRTRELEYVDAARSLGASDTRLIFRHILPNSLTSLLTQVVLDLGTVPLGIAALSFLGLGFPVGYADWGQLMNFARAWIQGPPGQPLAYWFVTVFPAAAILLFSLGWNLVGDAARDAFDPRQDA, encoded by the coding sequence ATGTCCGAGTCACCGCGCCCTGCCCGCCTCGCGTGGCTGCGCAGCAAGCCCGCCCGCCGACTGCTCGGGGATTCGTCGGCGCGCATCGGCCTGGCAATCATCGCCGCGTTCGTGCTGATGGCGGTGTTCGCGCCCGCCCTCGCGCCGCCCCGGGGCAACTGCGCCCGCGATCTGGGCCTGCCGGCCACCGGGTTCGGGGCGGGGGTGGCCGCGTACCTGCGCGAGACGTTTCTGGCCCCGGCCAGTTGCGCCCAGATCACCCGCATCAGCTTCAGCCCGGTGCCGACGCCCCCGGCACCCGGCGCGCCGTTCGGCACCAGCCAGGGCTACGACATCTACTACGGCATCGTGTGGGGCGCGCGCACCATGCTGCGGCTGGGGCTGATCATCGTGCTGATCAATCTGGTCACCGGCACGGTGATCGGGGCCATCAGCGGGTACCACCGGGGCGTGGTGGACAACGTGATCCAGCGGGTCATCGACGTCATCTTCGCGTTTCCCGGCCTGATCCTGACCGTGGTGCTGGTGGCCCTGTTCAAGCCCAGCGCGGCCACCATCCTGCTGGCCTTCGTGCTGACCGGCTGGGCCTCCTACGCCCGCATCCTGCGCGGCGACATCCTGCGGACGCGCGAGCTGGAATACGTGGACGCCGCCCGCTCGCTGGGGGCCAGCGACACCCGGCTGATCTTCCGGCACATCCTGCCCAACAGCCTGACCTCGCTGCTGACCCAGGTGGTGCTGGATCTGGGCACCGTGCCGCTGGGCATCGCCGCCCTGTCCTTCCTGGGGCTGGGTTTTCCGGTGGGCTACGCCGACTGGGGGCAACTGATGAACTTCGCCCGCGCGTGGATCCAGGGGCCGCCCGGCCAGCCGCTGGCGTACTGGTTCGTCACCGTGTTTCCGGCAGCGGCCATCCTGCTGTTCAGCCTGGGCTGGAACCTCGTCGGCGACGCCGCCCGTGACGCCTTCGATCCCCGGCAGGACGCATGA
- a CDS encoding cupin domain-containing protein — protein MKIVQAQHQQTFTTPNAAVVPLATPSLGAAQVSVIRQRMAPGHQNPAHTQTHEEVMVMLGGAVTLTVAGESAELRRGDTAIIPAQTPHSLSNVGQEDAEWLIVSTADMQFHGADGKLMTPEWAR, from the coding sequence ATGAAAATTGTGCAGGCCCAGCACCAGCAGACCTTCACCACGCCCAACGCCGCCGTCGTTCCGCTGGCCACGCCGTCGCTTGGTGCGGCGCAGGTCAGCGTGATCCGGCAGCGGATGGCCCCAGGGCATCAGAATCCGGCCCACACCCAGACCCACGAGGAGGTGATGGTGATGCTCGGCGGCGCCGTGACCCTCACGGTGGCCGGGGAGAGCGCGGAGCTGCGCCGCGGAGACACCGCGATCATTCCCGCCCAGACCCCGCACAGCCTGTCTAACGTGGGGCAGGAGGACGCGGAATGGCTGATCGTCAGCACCGCCGACATGCAGTTTCATGGGGCAGACGGGAAGCTGATGACCCCGGAGTGGGCCAGGTAG
- a CDS encoding MarR family winged helix-turn-helix transcriptional regulator, whose translation MNRQDSLPLTAANPRQQHIGWWLQQAARHFNARALQKLRERGHTHLTATHLGLLPYLDVGGTRINTLAERATMTKQAASQIVTELEKSGYVQRQPDPDDGRAVLVVFTARGEAFLADAAALKSEITAEFTRKLGEGPFQTLQATLERLLLPDAGG comes from the coding sequence ATGAATCGCCAGGACTCTCTCCCCCTCACGGCGGCGAATCCCCGCCAGCAGCACATCGGCTGGTGGTTGCAGCAGGCGGCGCGGCACTTCAACGCCCGCGCCCTCCAGAAACTGCGCGAGCGCGGCCACACGCACCTGACCGCCACCCACCTGGGCCTGCTGCCGTACCTGGATGTCGGCGGCACCCGCATCAACACCCTGGCGGAGCGGGCCACCATGACCAAGCAGGCGGCCAGCCAGATCGTGACGGAGCTGGAGAAGTCCGGCTATGTCCAGCGCCAGCCCGATCCGGACGACGGACGCGCCGTGCTGGTGGTGTTCACTGCGCGCGGTGAGGCCTTCCTGGCCGACGCGGCAGCATTGAAAAGCGAGATCACGGCGGAGTTCACGCGGAAACTCGGTGAAGGGCCGTTCCAGACCCTTCAGGCCACGCTGGAGCGGCTGCTTTTGCCGGACGCCGGGGGCTGA
- a CDS encoding ester cyclase, whose protein sequence is MTLETLERGMNQGDLSVFDEVVAAHGVDHQEPPGTVYAEHLKEVFTLMRAAFPDLHFELHHMLAEGDIVAFHSTMTGTHEGVFGIGPFRNLPPTGRKVAVRHMHFIRYENGKSTELWHLMDTPTLMRQLGMMPASPPQPRA, encoded by the coding sequence TTGACCCTCGAAACCCTGGAGCGGGGCATGAATCAGGGCGATCTGTCGGTGTTCGATGAGGTCGTGGCGGCGCACGGCGTGGATCACCAGGAGCCGCCCGGCACCGTGTATGCCGAGCACCTCAAGGAGGTGTTCACGCTGATGCGCGCCGCTTTCCCCGACCTGCATTTCGAGCTGCACCACATGCTGGCCGAGGGCGACATCGTCGCCTTCCACTCGACCATGACCGGCACGCACGAGGGCGTGTTCGGGATCGGGCCGTTCAGGAATCTGCCGCCGACCGGCAGAAAGGTTGCGGTGCGGCACATGCATTTCATCCGGTACGAGAACGGCAAGAGCACCGAGCTGTGGCACCTGATGGACACCCCCACGCTGATGCGGCAGCTGGGCATGATGCCGGCCTCGCCCCCGCAACCCAGGGCGTAA
- a CDS encoding TetR/AcrR family transcriptional regulator: protein MNDVKSGLTHRQRQALETQRLIVEAARTLFLEQGYGPTTIQAVADQAGVAVSTVYAIFTNKRGLLKAIRETWHLASQVRDLYRLAHLESDPARRLELYAQASRRQWETGAAIIRIYSSAAAVDSEAAAELETALSGRRRSMQAWLAETAPLLRADLTFEEICAIHLALTRAEVYQELVEAWGWTPGAYEAWLARTLKQQFLP from the coding sequence GTGAACGATGTCAAGAGTGGACTCACGCACCGCCAGCGGCAGGCGCTGGAAACGCAGCGATTGATCGTCGAGGCCGCCAGGACGTTGTTTCTGGAGCAGGGTTATGGGCCGACCACCATCCAGGCCGTCGCCGATCAGGCCGGGGTGGCGGTCAGCACGGTCTACGCCATCTTCACCAACAAGCGCGGGCTGCTGAAGGCCATCCGCGAAACGTGGCACCTCGCCTCACAGGTGCGCGACCTGTACCGGCTGGCCCATCTGGAAAGTGACCCGGCGCGGCGGCTCGAACTGTATGCCCAGGCCAGTCGGCGACAGTGGGAGACCGGGGCGGCGATCATCAGGATCTACAGTTCTGCCGCCGCCGTCGACAGCGAGGCGGCAGCAGAACTGGAAACGGCGCTCAGCGGACGGCGCAGGAGCATGCAGGCCTGGCTGGCGGAGACCGCCCCGTTGCTGCGCGCCGACCTGACCTTTGAGGAGATCTGCGCCATTCACCTGGCCCTGACGCGCGCCGAGGTGTATCAGGAACTCGTCGAAGCGTGGGGCTGGACGCCCGGCGCCTACGAGGCGTGGCTGGCCCGAACGCTCAAGCAGCAGTTCCTGCCCTGA